A portion of the Carya illinoinensis cultivar Pawnee chromosome 11, C.illinoinensisPawnee_v1, whole genome shotgun sequence genome contains these proteins:
- the LOC122281015 gene encoding uncharacterized protein LOC122281015 — MKITGKPQLPLTFPANLSYKSLNPSKHSDLQDKPIARKPSRRLTGSPTRVKRNGAPSGRRSRPETPLLRWKVDGVDGKRNERAEEEQTSLRECRRRSRRRGRQDVTVSARKLAAGLWRLQLPEVAAGAGETDSVLRGEAQLGRQHGVGHVNIPFLYHPTGKAYGSEAKDLLQNPSSIAGAKNGFLCKREPSFQIPNSAMEGATKWDPVCFNTSDEAQQIYRHMKLLDQKISAVSVVPTLEAELERARARIQELETERRSSKKKLEHFLRKVSEERASWRSREHEKIRAFIDDLKAELSRERKNRQRFEIMNSKLVNELADAKLSAKRYMQEYEKERKARELIEEVCDELAKEIGDDKAEVEALKRDSMKLREEVEEERRMLQMAEVWREERVQMKLVDAKVALDGKYSQMSKLVAELEKFLRSSSVSPDVKEMREVEMLRQAAASVNIQDIKEFSYEPPNPDDIFSVFEDVNFAESNEREIEPCVAFSPASPASKIHTVSPEVNVINKDSIQRHSNTFVDENGDIEEDESGWETVSHLEDQGSSYSPEGSAPSVNKNHRDSNVSRSGTEWEENAGEETPITEISEVCSLPTRQLKKVSSIARLWRSCPSNGENYKIISVEGTDGRLSNGGISNGSIISPDRGSGKGGISPADLAGQWSSPEYGNPHGTKGMKGCIPRSTQKSSLKARLLEARMESQKVQLRHVLKQKI, encoded by the exons ATGAAGATTACCGGAAAGCCGCAACTCCCGTTGACATTCCCGGCGAACCTCTCGTACAAATCCCTAAACCCGTCCAAGCACTCAGATCTCCAAGACAAGCCCATCGCTCGCAAGCCTTCCCGGCGACTAACAGGGAGTCCGACCCGTGTGAAGAGAAACGGAGCTCCGTCCGGGCGTAGGAGCCGGCCTGAGACCCCGTTGCTCAGGTGGAAAGTCGATGGCGTCGACGGTAAGCGAAACGAGCGAGCCGAGGAGGAGCAGACGTCGTTACGAGAATGTCGTCGGAGAAGTCGCCGGAGGGGACGTCAGGACGTCACCGTGTCGGCAAGGAAGCTCGCCGCGGGACTCTGGCGGTTGCAGCTTCCCGAGGTTGCTGCCGGTGCCGGCGAAACGGACAGTGTCTTGCGGGGCGAGGCTCAGCTAGGGCGTCAG CATGGTGTTGGTCATGTGAACATTCCCTTTCTGTATCATCCTACTGGCAAAGCTTATGGTTCTGAAGCAAAGGATCTCTTACAAAACCCTAGTTCCATTGCTGGTGCCAAGAATGGATTCTTGTGCAAG CGGGAACCTTCATTTCAGATCCCAAACTCTGCAATGGAAGGGGCAACAAAGTGGGACCCTGTCTGCTTTAATACATCAGATGAAGCGCAACAGATTTACCGTCACATGAAGCTCCTAGACCAAAAAATAAGTGCTGTTTCGGTAGTACCTACACTTGAAGCTGAATTAGAGCGTGCTCGAGCCCGCATTCAGGAGCTTGAGACTGAGCGCCGATCCTCAAAAAAGAAACTAGAGCACTTCTTGAGGAAAGTCAGTGAGGAAAGGGCCTCATGGCGAAGCAGGGAGCATGAGAAAATCCGTGCATTTATTGATGACCTGAAAGCTGAATTGAGCAGAGAAAGGAAAAATCGCCAGAGATTTGAAATTATGAATTCCAAATTGGTTAACGAGCTGGCTGATGCCAAATTATCAGCGAAGCGATATATGCAGgaatatgaaaaagaaagaaaggccaGAGAATTAATTGAGGAAGTATGCGATGAGCTTGCAAAGGAGATTGGGGATGACAAGGCTGAAGTTGAAGCTCTAAAGAGAGATTCCATGAAACTCCGAGAGGAAGTGGAGGAGGAAAGGAGGATGTTGCAGATGGCTGAGGTCTGGCGTGAAGAACGTGTTCAGATGAAGCTAGTCGATGCAAAGGTGGCCCTTGATGGGAAGTATTCACAGATGAGCAAGCTTGTAGCTGAGCTAGAGAAATTTCTGAGGTCAAGCAGTGTAAGTCCAGATGTGAAGGAGATGAGAGAAGTGGAGATGCTTCGACAGGCTGCTGCCTCTGTGAATATTCAAGATATCAAGGAGTTTTCTTATGAACCCCCCAATCCAGATGAtattttttctgtatttgaAGATGTTAATTTTGCCGAATCCAATGAGAGGGAGATTGAACCTTGTGTTGCTTTCAGTCCTGCCAGCCCCGCCTCCAAAATTCATACCGTAAGTCCTGAGGTTAATGTAATTAACAAGGACAGCATTCAGAGACATTCTAATACATTTGTTGATGAGAATGGTGAcattgaagaagatgaaagtgGGTGGGAAACTGTAAGCCATCTTGAGGATCAGGGCTCAAGTTATTCACCAGAAGGGAGTGCCCCATCTGTCAACAAGAATCATCGAGACAGCAATGTCTCAAGGAGTGGAACAGAATGGGAGGAAAATGCTGGTGAAGAAACACCAATTACCGAAATCAGTGAAGTCTGCTCATTGCCAACGAGGCAGTTGAAGAAGGTTTCATCCATAGCACGACTTTGGAGATCGTGCCCAAGTAATGGTGAAAATTACAAGATCATCTCTGTAGAGGGTACGGATGGTAGACTTTCAAATGGAGGGATATCCAATGGGAGTATCATATCTCCGGATAGGGGCTCAGGTAAAGGCGGGATTAGTCCTGCAGATTTGGCGGGGCAGTGGAGTTCTCCTGAGTATGGGAATCCTCACGGAACTAAAGGAATGAAAGGGTGCATTCCTCGCAGCACACAGAAGAGTAGTTTGAAGGCAAGGCTTTTGGAGGCAAGGATGGAAAGCCAGAAGGTCCAATTGCGCCATGTTCTTAAACAGAAGATTTAG
- the LOC122281016 gene encoding OVARIAN TUMOR DOMAIN-containing deubiquitinating enzyme 2-like: MEGIVVRRVIPSDNSCLFNAVGYVMDHDKHKAPELRQVIAATVASDPAKYSEAFLGKPNEEYCAWILDSEKWGGAIELSILADYYGREIAAYDIQTTRCDLYGQEKKYSERVMLIYDGLHYDALAMSFEGAPEEFDQTIFSVQDRTIGRVEGLALNFTKEQQRKRRYTDTANFTLRCGVCQIGVIGQKEAVEHAQATGHVNFQEYR, translated from the exons ATGGAAGGTATTGTGGTGAGAAGGGTCATTCCCTCGGACAATAGTTGCCTCTTTAATGCCGTTGG GTATGTCATGGATCATGACAAACACAAAGCTCCCGAGTTGAGACAG gtTATAGCTGCAACCGTGGCTAGCGATCCAGCAAAATATTCTGAAGCATTTCTTGGAAAGCCAAATGAAGAGTATTGTGCTTGGATTCTTGACTCAGAGAAGTGGGGAG GTGCCATTGAGCTTTCAATATTAGCTGATTATTATGGACGTGAAATTGCAGCATATGATATCCAGACTACACGATGTGATTTGTATGGTCAG GAAAAGAAGTATTCTGAAAGGGTTATGCTGATTTATGATGGGCTCCATTATGATGCTTTAGCT ATGTCTTTTGAGGGAGCCCCAGAGGAGTTTGATCAGACTATTTTTTCTGTACAAGACAGGACCATTGGTCGAGTTGAGGGCCTTGCTCTTAATTTTACTAAGGAACAACAAAG GAAAAGGAGATACACTGATACTGCTAACTTCACTTTGCGCTGTGGAGTATGCCAAATTGGAGTAATTGGACAGAAG GAGGCTGTGGAACATGCACAAGCAACAGGCCATGTCAACTTCCAAGAATATAGATGA